DNA from Planctomycetota bacterium:
GCGGTGGGCGTAGAACGCCGGATCGATGCGTCTTGAAGGCGGCGTCCCAAGCGTCCATACGGAGGGTCTCGTCCCAGGCGTCGAAACGGGCGCCCGCCCGCCAGGCTTCATAAACGACCCGGCCGATTCTTCGGTCGCCGCGAGCCAGCACCCCCTCCAGGAGACTGCGATCCACGCGGTGGATCCGCAGGTGGAGGCGCCGTTCCTCGAGCGACTCAAACAGGGTTTCGCGCGCGCGAGCCAGGTAATCGGCGCCGGCCATCGCGGCGAACTGGAACGGCGTGTGCGGCTTCGGGACGAAGTTGGAGACGGCGAGGTTGACGCGGCCGGGCCCTTTGCTGCTCTCGCGCCTCAGGTCGCTGATTCGCCGGGCCAAAGACGCAATCGCCCGGACGTCCTCGTCGGTTTCGCCCGGCAGGCCGACCATGAAGTAAAGTTTCACGAGGTTCCACCCGCGGTTCCACGCCTCGCGAGCGCCCGCGAAGAGGTGCTCGTCGTCCATCGGTTTCCCGATGACGCGGCGAAGGCGGGGCAGGGCAGCCTCGGGCACCATCGTCAGGCCGCTCTTGCGGACGCTCCCCAGGAGGCGCGGCACGAGTTCGAGTTGGTCGTTGGTGCGCAGGCTCGGCAAACTCAGGCTGACGCCCTTCGGAGCGAACTCAGCATCCAGCGTCGTCAGGATGGCCTTCAGCCGGGGATGGTCGCTGGGCGAAAGGCTCGTCAGCGAAATCTCCTCCAGCCCCGTGTGCTCGTAGCAGGCCCGCGCCAGTTCCAAAATGCGCTCGGGGCTGCGGAGCCGGACCGAACCCTTCGTCCGCCCGGATTCACAGAACCGGCACCGCCGCGGACAGCCGCGCATGATCTCGATCGTCACGCGGTCGTGAATGACCTCGGTGTTCGGGACCAGCGGCGCCGTCGGGAACGGTGCGGACTCGAGGTCCGCGACGTGGGCGGTGATGGTGCGCTCGGGCAGGCCGCCGACCTTCGGTTCCAGGGCGGCGAGGGTTCCGTCGGCGTTCCACGCGGGTTCCATGAGACCCGGCGCGTAAAGAAAGTCGAACTCCCGCGCGAGGGCGACGATGAGGTCCTCCCGGCCGAGGCCCTCGGCGCGCCGCTGGGCCAGTCGGCCGACGAGTTGCGGCAGCGCTTCCTCGGCCTCGCCGATGAGCATAAGGTCGAAGAAGGGTGCCATCGGCTCCGGATTGTTGACGCCGGGGCCGCCCGCCAGAATGAGCGGGTCGTAGCCCGTGCGGTCGGCGGCGAGGACGGGAATCCCCGCCAGGTCGAGCATCCCGAGGACGTTCGTGTAAAGCATCTCGTACTGGAGCGAGAAGCCGACCACGTCGAACTCGCGCACAGGCCGGCGCGATTCCCAGGAAAACAGCGGAATGCCCGTCTGCCGCATCC
Protein-coding regions in this window:
- a CDS encoding TIGR03960 family B12-binding radical SAM protein, translating into MLDRPAPRVYCYGFMASSNGQLARAISRDLLPFVQQPGQYVGGEVGAVRKDWDTVALRFCLAFPDTYAIGMSHLGSGIIYHVLNAREDVLCERTYAPWVDAQDRMRQTGIPLFSWESRRPVREFDVVGFSLQYEMLYTNVLGMLDLAGIPVLAADRTGYDPLILAGGPGVNNPEPMAPFFDLMLIGEAEEALPQLVGRLAQRRAEGLGREDLIVALAREFDFLYAPGLMEPAWNADGTLAALEPKVGGLPERTITAHVADLESAPFPTAPLVPNTEVIHDRVTIEIMRGCPRRCRFCESGRTKGSVRLRSPERILELARACYEHTGLEEISLTSLSPSDHPRLKAILTTLDAEFAPKGVSLSLPSLRTNDQLELVPRLLGSVRKSGLTMVPEAALPRLRRVIGKPMDDEHLFAGAREAWNRGWNLVKLYFMVGLPGETDEDVRAIASLARRISDLRRESSKGPGRVNLAVSNFVPKPHTPFQFAAMAGADYLARARETLFESLEERRLHLRIHRVDRSLLEGVLARGDRRIGRVVYEAWRAGARFDAWDETLRMDAWDAAFKTHRSGVLRPPHPRPGRGPPLGPGPRRRFQSRPLGRVPKGSGGRVGLAPFFVSPSSCPLRSRRLG